The sequence TGATTGAAGCCTACGTCATTCCTTCTGGCAGTATGTTGCCCTCGCTTTTGATTCAAGATCATATTTTTGTAAATAAATTCGTATACGGTGTGCGCATTCCTTTTTCAAAAGAATGGTTAGCACGTTTTAGTCAGCCTCAACGAGGTGATGTTATTGTTTTTAAATACCCTGAAGACGAGAGTACATTTTTTATTAAGCGCGTTGTCGGAATACCGGGAGATAAATTATCTTGGGATGGACAACAACTCACCATCAATGGTCAAAAAATTCCAACATCTGAGAATCCCAAAAAAGATTTCTTTTTCTCAATTCTCAATGATCGTGAAATGGCCGGTGGTAAAGAGTCTTATGATCTTATGGAAGAAAAACTAGACGGTAATCCTCACCCCACACTTGTTAAAAAAGATGCCGTTCATACATTAGTTGAAGGTCAAGAAGTTCCACCTAATTCACTATTTGTCATGGGTGATAACCGCGATAATTCAAACGACAGTCGCTATTGGGGTTTTGTTCCCCAAGAAAATATTTTAGGTCGCGCTATGTTTGTTTGGCTCAGTTGCGATGAAACATTGCCTGCTCCTGTTAATTTTATTTGCAGTCCATTAGCCATACGCTGGAAGCGGCTTTTTCACTCTGTACACTAAGCTGTTGGGGTATTCATTGTGACTGAACAAAAACCTCCTAGTGAAAAGGGTCTCATCCGCGAGTACGTTGAAAGTCTTTTTGTCGCAATAATCATTGCGCTGATACTAAGATCATTTGTAATTGCAGCATATAAGATCCCCACTGGAAGCATGGCTCCAACTCTTAAAGCTGGGGATTGTATTTTTGCTTGGAAACTCCCCTATGGTTTAAGAATACCATTTACTCGAATTTCAATTATCCAACCCCAAATTCCAGATCGAGGAGATGTCATAGTTTTTAGATATCCCGAAGATGAATCCCTCTCTTTTATTAAAAGAGTTGTGGGTGTGCCTGGGGACAAAATTGAGATTCGTCAAAAAAGGCTCTATATCAACGATAAGATTTCGCAATATGAAAATCTTAAGCCAGCTGATCTTAAAGTTTTTGATGACTTGCCACATAATGAATTTCACATTTTTCAAAAGGAAACCATTGATAATAAATCTCATCTAGTCATGTTTCGCAGAGGTGAGGATGAAGATTCTTATGGCCCTGAAGTTGTTCCCGAAGATAGGCTTTTTGTGCTTGGTGACAATCGCGATTCCTCTGATGATAGTCGCTTTTGGGGTATGGTTCCCCTTAAAAATCTTGAGGGTCGGGCTATTTTGATCTGGTGTTCATTTGACTGGGAAAAACGTATCAAAAACACTGGCATTCCCCGCGTAAGAACCGAAAGACTTCTCACGGTTATCCATTGACAATCACTCATGTTTTAACTAATTTAAATGGCTATGAATCTTCTCGGCCGCTCACTCTTAGACATACCTGATTTACGTCGAGAAGAGATCGTTTTTTTACTCACCGAAGCCATTAAATTTAAGAAAAAACATAGCGGTACAGAATCTATTTTGGGTTCTCATGTGGGGAAGAGTGTAGCTCTACTTTTTTTTGAACCCTCAACACGTACACGAACTAGTTTTCAAATGGCAGCTTATAGATTAGGCCTTCGCACACTCAAACTTGATTCATCTTCAAGTAGTTCGCAAAAAGGTGAAACCATTTACGATACAGCTCGCAATGTTGAAGCTCTAAGACCTGACGCGATGGTCATTAGACATGCGGGCAGTGGAATCCCCCTTCAAATTTCACGGTTGCTTAAAATTCCAGTTATTAATGCAGGTGATGGTTTTCATGCACACCCAACTCAAGCTTTGCTCGATGCCTTTACGATTCATGAAGAGTTTTCAGAATTTAAAGGCCTTCATGTTTTGATCGTTGGAGACATTGCTCACAGTCGTGTAGCACGAAGTAATATTCATTGTCTTAGAACTCTAGGTGCAAAAGTGACCATTTGTGGTCCGCCAACTTTGATTCCACCTCTAGCTCGTGAATTTGGTGTAGAGGTCTCTCATAATTTAGATGAAATTTTACCATCTGCCGATGTGGTGATGGCTCTTAGGATGCAAACAGAGCGACAAAATTCATTTCAAATTCCATCGCTCAAAGAATACACAACTCGTTACGGCATCACTTCTGAAAGATTATTAAAAATTAAAGACAAAGCTCTGATTATGCACCCAGGCCCTGTTAATCGAGGTGTCGAAATGATGTCTTCGGTGTTGCGCGACCCTCGTTGTCGAGTGCTTGAACAAGTGCAAAATGGTGTGACTATGAGAGCGGTTCTACTAGGACATGTATTGGGAGTATTGAAGTGACTACAACTTTTAAAAACGCCATTCTTTTTGATCCAAGTCAAAGACTCTTTGAAAAAGGGAGTATTGTTGTTGAAGGTGGAAAAATTTTAGAAATCTTAAAAGATAAAAATGCTGACAGCGGGAAAATCATAGATCTTAAAGGTCAGTATCTAATGCCAGGTTTTGTAGATCTTCATGTGCATTTTCGAGAACCTGGCCAAGAGCACAAAGAAACTATTGCAACAGGTTCACACTCTGCAGCAGCCGGTGGATTCACAACCGTATGTTGTATGCCCAACACTCAGCCCGTAAATGATTCAAGTTTTGTCACCCAA comes from Oligoflexia bacterium and encodes:
- the lepB gene encoding signal peptidase I, producing the protein MSAFVENVKRFLGIGRSGNSDQRGTWGSGFGSLFLAVAVALTIRWCLIEAYVIPSGSMLPSLLIQDHIFVNKFVYGVRIPFSKEWLARFSQPQRGDVIVFKYPEDESTFFIKRVVGIPGDKLSWDGQQLTINGQKIPTSENPKKDFFFSILNDREMAGGKESYDLMEEKLDGNPHPTLVKKDAVHTLVEGQEVPPNSLFVMGDNRDNSNDSRYWGFVPQENILGRAMFVWLSCDETLPAPVNFICSPLAIRWKRLFHSVH
- the lepB gene encoding signal peptidase I produces the protein MTEQKPPSEKGLIREYVESLFVAIIIALILRSFVIAAYKIPTGSMAPTLKAGDCIFAWKLPYGLRIPFTRISIIQPQIPDRGDVIVFRYPEDESLSFIKRVVGVPGDKIEIRQKRLYINDKISQYENLKPADLKVFDDLPHNEFHIFQKETIDNKSHLVMFRRGEDEDSYGPEVVPEDRLFVLGDNRDSSDDSRFWGMVPLKNLEGRAILIWCSFDWEKRIKNTGIPRVRTERLLTVIH
- a CDS encoding aspartate carbamoyltransferase catalytic subunit — its product is MNLLGRSLLDIPDLRREEIVFLLTEAIKFKKKHSGTESILGSHVGKSVALLFFEPSTRTRTSFQMAAYRLGLRTLKLDSSSSSSQKGETIYDTARNVEALRPDAMVIRHAGSGIPLQISRLLKIPVINAGDGFHAHPTQALLDAFTIHEEFSEFKGLHVLIVGDIAHSRVARSNIHCLRTLGAKVTICGPPTLIPPLAREFGVEVSHNLDEILPSADVVMALRMQTERQNSFQIPSLKEYTTRYGITSERLLKIKDKALIMHPGPVNRGVEMMSSVLRDPRCRVLEQVQNGVTMRAVLLGHVLGVLK